One genomic window of Bicyclus anynana chromosome 10, ilBicAnyn1.1, whole genome shotgun sequence includes the following:
- the LOC112051525 gene encoding uncharacterized protein LOC112051525 encodes MPACAPEYRLLRSATELALAPRAKRCPHQPPFTALRRSFSSTFSLIPEERAVPPEHTPPLHRLLQLATWFPRQCLRPAFFLFGLIAHPAWKQILVVLPTLWIAASLFIFWKCVQFPIGFLKMIGSAISRSTDKRRTVLISGGSSVQALHLARNFHSAGARVIAFEIEGQFALLKYSAAVHKFYTIPRPNPAEPLAYAYALKEIAERESAVFYIPVSSTTPAYYDALAKPYLEVAGCQCFVPCARDVVTLDDPLELMRVCRIAGLPTPHFWVVNSEDDVRAWYESGASKEGYRHFIASAGARGARDRLRFVMPEDRTQFRFPREISAEKPWVIVREPKGEKLMTCTTLKESRAVNNVTCRVDPVRKGLVPQRDEEADIWVQRFISCLTPSRAMTGHVSFRLVREDSPTNGHVSRIVAIGARVGVSLPYLCQGSKRCGHTATVGKLLNTVLDTREALFAFWDPLPYCAYYQSRSPEDRRSLPPEPCKTPPNVPL; translated from the coding sequence ATGCCGGCCTGCGCGCCCGAGTACCGCCTGCTGCGCTCCGCCACAGAGCTGGCGCTGGCTCCGCGCGCCAAGCGCTGCCCGCACCAGCCGCCCTTCACTGCGCTGCGGAGATCCTTCTCCTCGACCTTCTCGCTCATCCCCGAGGAGCGCGCCGTCCCGCCCGAGCACACGCCGCCGCTGCACCGCCTCCTGCAACTCGCCACCTGGTTCCCTCGCCAGTGTCTCCGCCCCGCCTTCTTCCTCTTCGGACTCATCGCTCACCCCGCATGGAAGCAGATCCTAGTCGTTCTACCCACGCTGTGGATCGCCGCGTCTCTGTTCATCTTTTGGAAATGTGTTCAGTTCCCCATCGGATTCTTGAAGATGATCGGCAGCGCGATCTCCAGGAGCACTGACAAACGCCGCACGGTCCTCATCAGCGGCGGGAGCTCCGTGCAGGCGTTGCATTTAGCTCGAAACTTTCACTCTGCCGGTGCCAGAGTTATCGCTTTCGAAATAGAGGGACAGTTCGCTTTGCTGAAGTACTCTGCGGCGGTGCACAAGTTCTACACGATACCGCGGCCGAACCCGGCGGAACCGCTGGCCTACGCCTACGCCTTGAAGGAAATAGCGGAAAGGGAGTCCGCCGTGTTCTACATCCCAGTGAGCTCGACTACGCCGGCGTATTACGACGCTTTAGCGAAGCCCTATTTAGAAGTGGCCGGTTGTCAATGTTTTGTTCCGTGTGCACGTGATGTGGTGACGTTGGACGACCCGTTGGAGCTGATGCGCGTGTGCCGCATCGCCGGCTTACCGACGCCGCACTTCTGGGTGGTGAACAGCGAGGACGACGTTCGCGCTTGGTACGAAAGCGGAGCGTCGAAGGAAGGATATCGTCATTTTATCGCAAGCGCCGGCGCGCGGGGCGCCAGAGATCGCCTTCGATTCGTGATGCCAGAAGACAGGACACAATTTCGGTTCCCGAGAGAGATAAGCGCCGAGAAACCGTGGGTCATCGTGAGGGAGCCCAAGGGAGAGAAGTTGATGACTTGTACGACATTGAAAGAATCGCGAGCAGTGAATAATGTAACCTGTCGCGTGGATCCGGTGAGGAAAGGCCTGGTGCCGCAGAGGGACGAAGAAGCTGATATTTGGGTGCAAAGATTCATATCCTGTCTCACACCCTCGCGGGCTATGACGGGGCATGTATCGTTCAGATTGGTGCGCGAGGACAGTCCGACGAACGGGCACGTGAGCCGAATCGTAGCGATCGGAGCGCGTGTTGGGGTGTCGTTGCCTTACTTGTGTCAAGGGTCGAAGCGGTGCGGGCACACGGCGACCGTTGGGAAGCTGTTGAATACGGTGCTCGACACCCGTGAAGCGTTGTTCGCTTTCTGGGATCCCTTGCCGTACTGTGCTTACTACCAATCTCGATCGCCGGAGGACAGGAGGTCGCTGCCGCCAGAGCCCTGCAAGACTCCTCCAAACGTGCCGCTCTGA